From Leptolyngbya subtilissima AS-A7, one genomic window encodes:
- the thrS gene encoding threonine--tRNA ligase, which yields MADHRELARDMDLFHFEEHSPGMVFWHSQGFQLFRSIENLMRQVYQAYNFEEVRSPIALSRSLWERSGHWEKFRKGMFVVGSGEPEADNDSAQSILNPDYALKPMSCPAHIAIYQSHKRSYREHPMRLMEFGMCHRNELSGTLSGCMRLRQFVQDDAHIFCRESDVQHEIGNFLKMVQQVYAAFGYDHFSLQISLRPEQRLGSDDLWDRAESLLIEAVQSLGHSYQLAPKEGAFYGPKLEISLQDQLGRSWQCGTFQVDFNLPQVFELAFVNEQGELERPVMLHQAILGSLERWIGILLEHHRGVLPVWAAPTQIAIASISNKASVWAETIFSRLKQLGIRVELHNQDRTISKKIRDLSKRRVPLIAIVGEQEAKSQTLNLRRLGAVEQQEISLAQLELMLADLAMPSVRLSS from the coding sequence ATGGCGGATCACCGTGAACTTGCAAGAGATATGGACTTGTTTCATTTTGAGGAGCATAGTCCGGGAATGGTGTTTTGGCACTCCCAAGGGTTTCAGCTTTTTCGCAGCATTGAAAACTTGATGCGACAAGTTTATCAAGCCTATAACTTTGAAGAAGTGCGATCGCCCATTGCGCTGAGCCGATCACTCTGGGAACGTTCAGGGCATTGGGAAAAATTTCGCAAGGGGATGTTTGTGGTGGGCAGTGGAGAGCCAGAGGCAGACAATGACTCAGCTCAATCCATCCTCAACCCTGACTATGCGCTCAAGCCCATGTCTTGCCCTGCCCACATCGCCATTTATCAGTCCCACAAGCGCAGCTATCGAGAGCATCCCATGCGATTGATGGAGTTTGGCATGTGTCATCGCAATGAACTCTCTGGAACCTTGTCGGGCTGTATGCGACTACGACAGTTTGTTCAGGATGATGCTCATATCTTCTGCCGAGAATCTGATGTGCAGCATGAAATCGGCAATTTCCTCAAAATGGTGCAGCAGGTCTACGCTGCCTTTGGCTATGACCACTTTTCCTTGCAAATTTCTCTGAGACCTGAGCAACGGCTTGGCTCTGATGACCTCTGGGATCGCGCTGAGTCGTTGTTAATCGAAGCCGTTCAATCACTAGGGCACAGCTACCAATTAGCTCCAAAGGAAGGAGCATTCTACGGGCCAAAACTCGAAATTAGTTTGCAAGATCAGTTGGGGCGATCGTGGCAGTGTGGCACGTTTCAAGTTGATTTTAACCTTCCTCAGGTGTTTGAGTTAGCGTTTGTGAATGAACAGGGAGAACTGGAACGACCTGTCATGCTGCATCAGGCAATTTTAGGGTCGCTAGAGCGGTGGATCGGCATTTTGTTAGAACACCATCGCGGTGTCCTCCCCGTTTGGGCCGCCCCGACACAGATTGCGATCGCCTCTATTTCTAACAAGGCATCTGTCTGGGCAGAAACGATTTTCTCTCGGCTCAAGCAACTGGGGATTAGAGTAGAACTTCACAATCAAGATCGAACAATTAGCAAGAAAATTCGGGACCTCTCCAAACGCAGGGTTCCGTTGATTGCGATTGTGGGTGAGCAGGAAGCTAAGAGCCAAACGTTGAACCTTCGACGTTTGGGTGCTGTCGAACAACAAGAAATCAGCCTTGCTCAACTTGAGCTTATGTTGGCAGATCTTGCCATGCCGAGCGTACGTTTGTCATCCTGA
- a CDS encoding class I SAM-dependent methyltransferase, giving the protein MNTAKDHYDQQIASVYSWMTGAPETALKRNHDLFRQLGLDSTPRGLAIDLGAGSGFQSIPLAELGFPVVAVDFCAALLSELSARAKYLPVRTVHDDILNFSKHVKEQAKVIVCMGDTLTHLESLSSVQSLLLNIKCALVKDGKLILTFRDYASAEPDRTQRFIPVQSDESTILTCFLEYHEDFVEVYDLLYRKIGEQWILNVSSYPKLRINKNWIFDQLQKEGFQVVRNETINGMICIAANALEL; this is encoded by the coding sequence ATGAACACAGCGAAAGATCACTATGATCAGCAGATTGCCTCTGTTTATAGTTGGATGACGGGTGCTCCAGAAACAGCACTTAAACGCAATCATGACCTTTTCCGTCAGCTTGGGCTTGATTCAACACCACGGGGATTAGCCATCGATTTAGGAGCAGGATCGGGATTTCAATCCATTCCATTAGCAGAGTTGGGATTCCCAGTCGTTGCTGTGGATTTTTGTGCAGCGTTATTGTCAGAATTGAGTGCTCGTGCCAAGTATCTTCCTGTCCGCACGGTTCACGACGACATTCTTAACTTCTCCAAGCATGTCAAAGAGCAAGCGAAGGTCATTGTTTGCATGGGCGACACGCTGACACATTTGGAGTCATTGAGTTCAGTCCAGTCTTTACTCTTGAACATAAAATGTGCATTGGTTAAAGATGGTAAACTGATTTTGACTTTCCGTGACTACGCTTCTGCAGAGCCTGACAGAACACAGCGTTTTATCCCTGTCCAAAGTGATGAGTCTACAATTCTCACCTGTTTTCTTGAGTATCATGAAGACTTTGTGGAAGTCTACGACCTACTTTATCGAAAGATTGGAGAACAATGGATATTGAATGTTAGTTCTTATCCGAAGTTACGCATCAATAAAAACTGGATTTTTGATCAGCTACAAAAAGAAGGATTTCAAGTGGTTCGGAATGAAACAATCAATGGAATGATATGTATTGCTGCCAATGCACTGGAACTTTGA